The following coding sequences are from one Hypomesus transpacificus isolate Combined female unplaced genomic scaffold, fHypTra1 scaffold_301, whole genome shotgun sequence window:
- the LOC124463752 gene encoding uncharacterized protein LOC124463752, with protein MSIEMQMEALQSAVSQRVEELKAECARLEDGLVQAQRRMASETKACCAKVEARMLEHLATLESRLSAAELEVTALRLQRARRAEDAMAQRVAPSPVLMADPVDRTPSPRHSPPAVSQTDSRHGSPQTKRPLSPQDGLMRGAPSKRPSSPQDGQMEDAAEPKKRRVVLSYEDLDPAIRVRVLDYRPAVVDKRELLTELQLAHLLMSLDHFEIRDAVDLEHKAVQVICLGAVHGVWPDQPWAPPNCSQTFLCYVMDKIRTHLKTVAKRALLEKLRQSYLEDLAHQ; from the exons ATGAGCATCGAAATGCAAATGGAGGCTCTCCAAAGTGCAGTGAGCCAGAGGGTCGAGGAGCTGAAGGCCGAGTGCGCTCGGCTCGAAGACGGCCTGGTGCAGGCACAGCGCAGAATGGCGTCGGAGACAAAGGCCTGCTGTGCAAAAGTGGAAGCCAGGATGCTGGAGCATTTGGCCACCCTGGAAAGCAGACTGTCGGCAGCGGAACTGGAGGTGACGGCCTTGCGCCTTCAAAGGGCCAGGCGGGCAGAGGATGCCATGGCCCAGCGGGTCgctcccagccctgtcctcatGGCGGACCCCGTCGACCGGACGCCAAGCCCTCGCCACTCGCCACCCGCGGTGTCGCAGACAGACTCCAGGCACGGAAGTCCCCAGACCAAGCGACCCTTGTCTCCCCAGGACGGACTTATGCGGGGTGCCCCGTCCAAGCGACCCTCGTCTCCCCAGGACGGACAAATGGAGGACGCCGCCGAGCCAAAGAAGCGTCGCGTTGTCCTGTCCTACGAGGACTTGGACCCAGCCATCAGGGTTCGGGTTTTGGACTACAGGCCGGCCGTTGTGGACAAAAGAGAGTTGCTCACGGAACTCCAGCTGGCGCACCTCTTAATGTCACTGGACCACTTTGAAATAAGAG ATGCCGTCGATTTGGAGCACAAGGCCGTGCAAGTCATCTGCCTGGGCGCCGTCCACGGAGTTTGGCCTGATCAGCCCTGGGCGCCGCCCAATTGCAGCCAAACCTTTTTGTGCTACGTCATGGACAAAATCAGGACACACCTGAAAACAGTGGCCAAGCGAGCGCTGCTGGAAAAGCTGAGGCAGTCCTATTTAGAAGACCTGGCTCATCAGTAG